From Arachis hypogaea cultivar Tifrunner chromosome 3, arahy.Tifrunner.gnm2.J5K5, whole genome shotgun sequence:
GAATTTGAAGAAATAGACGAAAACTTCACCTATGTATATGGCATCGCCTATAGCTTATGTCATCATGATGTATTAATATGTATTAATACCAAATAAAACGAGTCCAGAAAAGTACACAAACTATAATATTCGCTGCTACGCATTTATTCCTTTTACAGTTCTTAACTACTTAAATAAAGAGCAATTATCATGTTGCTGAGTTCCATACTTCCATGAAGTAAACCCCAAAGGTCAAAATGTAAAAGGACACCAAATCAGGAACATACACAAATCAGGAACATACAGCACCTCGAATTACAATTGTGCGACAACAAAGTACAAACCAAACCGAATATAAACAAACACATACACTATGATAAACGATAACATCCACGAATCAACAGCAATCATTTAATACAATACTATTATTTGATCCGTGAATCAGCAGCATATTTTAAGAGTGCCCCAATACTACATAAAACCTGCAACAACAAAACAAACACAATAAAAATCACatcattatcattttttttttttggcaggaAATGGCAACAGAAATTAGGTTACAGAAGCAAACCTAGTCAACTGGGAAGGCAGAACTGAGGAACTCTTCATCCTCCCAAAAAATCTGCAGATCCTTGGACTCCATCAAGAAATCAACAGCTTCTTCATCAAACTTGAGCACGAAAGCCAATTTGATCAACTCGGATAAAGCAGGTACATGATCAACATTCTCAGACAGTACACCGACAGAGATTGCTTCGCAGAAATATGTAGCATATTTTAGCATGCTTGCTTTTCCGCTGCTCCAGTCCATCTTTTGAGTGAAGAGTTTTGAGCTTTCACTTTCCCTTTCCCAACGTATCATCCTGTTTGCCTCCCTAGTAATGACATCCCCTGATGATAATGGCAAACTATAGCTTACAGTGACTTGCTCCATTGTCTCACAGACAGTGAGGTTAAGAATACCTTGAACAGCTTCATGCCTTTTCTCAGCTTCCATTCTGAGGCTAGAACATGCAAGAAATCCAAGAATAAGTTTAACCAACCCTTTCCCGTTGAAAACATTTCTTGGGTCCACTTGTGTGAATTTTCCATCATCTACTAAGGATGATTCTTCCTTGAGAACAGACTCAGATATGGTGCGCACACCAATTTTCTTGTACAAGTCTAACAATTCTGACCTGGGCAATGATGCCAAGCTTTGCTTAGGATACCAGACAAATACACCATCTTGCTGAAAAAGATTCTTCAAGTGAAGGTTATCAGCAACAAATACATCACGCTTCTCTAGCAAAACTACTTTATCAGAGTCTGATGTAGCAGGTAGCTTCATCAAATTCTCAGCAATCATCGTCTCTGACTTCTTGGTTCTGTGTTGCAAAAGGTAAGTCCAGAACTTGCAGCATTCATCCTGTGAAATTTTTTTCCCGGAACTCTCCCATTCCTTCCATAACTCAATATAATCAATAAGTGATGGCTCGCCTCTGACACCCATATCCGAGAAGAGAGGAAACAAGTCTTTATCATAATACTTTCGAAGAACATATAACCTCGAACTAAATAATTCATTCTTGTCACATTTGACACATTCTTTGGGATTGACCCACTCTCCATTATCATCTCCCTTGGGAACCCAAATCCTGTTGCCCCCATTCTCTGGTATCCAATGGTGTTCTTTCAAGTACCTGTATATTCGTACAATGGTGGGATAGTCAGAATGTAAATCTATGTTGCTGGCAATTAACGAGCATCCTTTCTTGACATCAGTAATAACTCCAATTTCACAGAGTTCTTTCTCGTACTCTGCAATTTTAGCTCCATAGAAGTTCTCATTGATGAAAGGTCCATCCATTGGTTTAAGAAACGAATTCCACTGAGAACCAAACAGCAAACATTTATCTGGGGTCCTATGACCAGCATTGGTGTTCAACCATTGTTTAGATAATCTTTTCTTGAAGTCCTCATTAAGAGAATGACTGCGCTGAAGTAATAGCCGAATGCATTCCAACAATGATAGGACACTCTCAGGAGTTATGCTGGAAGGATCTGATGGAAACCTGAGACAGCTTGAAACAAAGTCTACACCAAGTTTCAGTTCGGTAATAACCCCCATATTCTTCAGCTCCTCCTTATACTCATGTATCCCCATGCCATAACAACTGTCACTGTCATCAATGAAAGGGAGACAAGTAATCGCAGAGAGAGATTTCCAATCTGGACCAAATAAAATACAGCCCCCTGGAGACTTATAATCACCAACCCGAGTTCGCAACCATTTGGAAGTACTTAAGATTCCTAAAAACTCAGAAGGAAACTTGTACTCAGCTTCTTTCACTTGTCTGCAGCACGATAGAAATGACTCGACATGACATTTGTTTATATCAGTCTGTGATGCTTTTTTCTTGAACACATCACCAAATGTTTTCATTGCCTCTTCAAAATCAACCACAACTCCGGCTTTCTTCAGCTCTTTCTTATATATGAAAATCTTTTCTCCATAGAAACCAAGATCAATGACATGGAAACCAGTGAACACATCAAGAATGCATCGCCATGCAGGCTCAGGCAAGAAACATTCACCAGGAGATTTAAAGCCATTATTAGTCTTCAAACAATTGGCTGCTTTTAGGGCATTAACCAGTTTGTCAGAGCTATCAGCAGCAGCACGAATACATTCCAGAATCAAGAGAACAGCATTAGCCGTCAAAGATTTCAAGCACGACGGTGATTTCAAGTTGTCTATTACGAGCTGGTAACTATTATGGAAGCCAACTACGACATCAAGCAACTCAAGCTCGTCTTTGAAACGGTATATTTCTTCACCGTAGTGAGCCTTGTCGATGAAAGGTATATCACTAATTTGTGATGCAGTTTGCCACTCTGAATCATGCAAAACAGAACCAACGGGAGACCTATAACCATGTGATGTCTTTAGCCAACTTCCTCGTCTAATGCTGTTCACAAATTGATCCACGGGAAGCATTTTTACCCGTAGATACCGAATAAACTCAAGTATCAAAAGCACATGGCCTTTACTCAAAGTGAAAGATGCTGCGCGAGACATAAGTCGTTTACCAATAAAGTTACACGCTTCTTCATAGCTAAACATAACTCCCACTGTTCCCAGTTCTGCCTTGTACTCCAATATTTTCTGCCCATAGAACTCCTCATCAACTAGAGGAATGTCGACAAGAGCAGATCCATTCTGCAAAATGATTCCGAGGGAAGAACCAACTAGAAATGACTGTGAAGGTGGCCTGTATCCATTGACAGTGACTTTAAGCCAACTACCTTGCTTTATGCAATTTACGAACCTCTCAGGTAGATTCATACCCTTAGATTTCAGGTTACGAATCCAATCCAAAAGCAAGAAAACATTTTCCTTAGTAAGTGGCGTATCTACACCAGAAATCCCATAAAATGGAGCAGATATGTAAGGTACATCAGAAGCTCCAGCAAATTTGCGAAGGAAGTCCAAAAGTTCATTTTTACGTGAAGATTGACCTGCACAACAACAAGGATGCATGTACTCTTCTCCTAATTCAACAAAACCATCATTTGTCCATGGATTGGAAACAACCAAGTCTGCCCATTTGCTCCCATTGGCAGGAACTACCACTCCGCCTCTGCTTGTTTTCACGTTCCCATAATTGTCCACAAGTGGCATAGAACTGCACAGGTCACCTACCTCACGAGGTGTCAAATAACCCGTTGAAAAAGAGTGATACAAGAAGTGAGCATATGTGATGACAAGCTTGTGATTCTTGAGAGATTTGCTCAGACAAACTGCGAACTTGTATAAACCCAAGGTAGATACATTGACTTCATGCTCTAGCCATTCCATCAACGTTTGTCTCTTGGGGAATGCCCACATTGCTTGTTGTATGTTCTCAGGCATAAAGTAACGATGGGATACACACTGAAATTCCTTATTCCAATCAATTAGCCATGAGATAACACGAGAATGATTTTGATCGGCTAACAAAATTGCCTTGGGGTTCTGATGATATCTGCACTCATTTACACTGAACTGGGAAATATTCCCATTAGAACCAACATATTTTATCAATGGTAAGTTCCCCATATCAGAACAAGCAAATCTGGACGCCCAGTTAGTAGCAACAAAAAGTAGAAGCTTTAGATAGACATCTTCTGACACTCCCTCCACAAGATTCGAACTCTGGATGCACTTGGCATACCATTCATTGCTCACTAGTTTGACTCCTAAGAAACTGTGTATCTGGTCATATTTAGCTTTGtcaaatgaagaacaaagaatatATCTTCCATGGCTAGATAGATTATGAAAAGTTATTCCGTTCTCACGAGCACTGGTCAAAATATCCCAAAAAGCAGGCAATAACCTACCAACATCACAAGGCCTGTAGAAGTGCTTCTGCTGGGTGTATGTCTCAATGGGAATAATATTTTCTTGGGCCATCATTGCTTTTATTTCATCCCTCACAACATTTAATTCCGCATAGGAAGAGGCATTGACTGGAAGAAACTGAAACATCCGCGGCAAATTAGACAATGGAGCATCATTTGTTGTAATAATGAGGGATTTGAATGCCTCCATGAAAGCAGTAGGGACACAGCTGAGTATCCCTTGATTCCATTTATTATCCAACAGGATTGTCTCCCTCGATGAAGCCAGCACAAAATCAGCTTGAATTATGAAAGGAAAGCTGGTCACCATCTCTGTGGGAAGAAATGCATAGACCCCAGGTGACGTATTTCCCCTTTGAAGCCTCTCATGATTTGGAAAAGCCAATGTTATAACCCACTCATCAACATCCATTCTCCTTTCCACTCTATTCTCTGATCTGACAGGAAATTTCTGCTTCCACATGTAGTAGCTGCATTCCTTTTCAGAGTCACCATTCTCCTCCTCTGAAAGATGGAGTGTGTAGGACTCGGCATTGATGTTTTTGCTTGTCTTGAAATTAACTTCGCTCGAAATAGAAACAGCACTTATTGTGTTGAGCTTAGGATCATCATTGTCTTCCTTGACTGTAAGGCGCTTGATCTTGGAAAGGAATAACAGAACTTCAGGATGAATGGTGGAGAGCTGCAGTTTCACTGGTGCAACTTTGTCTGGCTTAAGTGGTAACACAATCGTTGTGGTTGGGAGTGTGTCACCGCCACCATATATCTGTTTGATGTCGAGAAGCGTTGGTTTCTCCTCAACCCATTCAGGAACTATGTAGCCGAGACCACAATGTGGACACGGCTCTTCATTGAACCGTATCTGATACCCATTGCTAAAAATATATGGCTGAGAAGTGATCAGAAATACACTCTTGAACCCAATCCCTGTagtttaatcacaaaagaaattctGTCACAGGTTAACCAGATTTATTGAAACCATGCGGTTTCAATATGGATAATAACTTAATATCACCCAGAATAAACAATGTTCTATCTGATCCCTTTGACAAATAatccaaaagaaagaaggaatagCATTTGAGGTGGAGTGAGGAGAACAAAGAAGGGAGTAGTGTGGCTGCAAGAGGAGGATATACATGCAAAAAAGCTACATTTTTTAACAAGATCTTCTACAATTGATAAAGCACAGACGAATTTCTTTATTATAAATAGTTAAACAAAAATGGTATTTTGCACAGCAACTTTTGCTGTCTAATAATAACAGAATTAATGTTTAACAAATAGACCGAATCATAGACACATATCCTAATAAAAACTCATACTTTAGACATAATTAAATATTGTCAATAATTGATTCAGGGTGGATAAATACTAAGAATTAGCATCTTAATTGAAGTCAAAATAATAGGTGGGAGAATTCACCTTTCTCCCCTATATAACCCTTAATTCTGTTGCCTTTCTTAGTAGAGCGTCCAACACTACATATAGAGTCGATGTTTCGAGTAGAAAAGCCAATTTCATTGTTGAAGATGAGCAAAGTGGCTGTAGCACCAGTGCCTGTTATGTCCTTCGAAGTTATAATGAAATCAAGGGTGGGATCCACTCCTCCATCATACTGGTTATCTTCTGCGTTCTGTTGTAGCAAATAAGTGATTCAGAAACTAACCAATCTAATAATAGAGTAATATTATTCAATACATAGTTTACATTATTATCATCTCACCAGGTTCTGCGAGCTATTGTAGTTTGCATGTAAACAACATGGGTAAATTGTTCTTAATTGATCAACTGAGTCGAATTTTGATTGTTAAAACACTACACGTTTAGTTTAATTCTAATGATGTTATTTAAGACTACAAAAATTTATGAGTAAGGGGTTAACCGAGAAGGAACATATTAAGGAGGGACCACACCAGAGTACACATTTATTTATTGTCACAACAAAAATCAATGTGAGACCTGGATGAGTTCCATGAGGAAGTGAACGTCCTTAGCGTAGAGCTCGGCAGAGAGGTTCCTAACGGCTTGGT
This genomic window contains:
- the LOC112790970 gene encoding uncharacterized protein; the encoded protein is MERAKEHVEQIRRSKFSIGGAPNPLTEDLHQAVRNLSAELYAKDVHFLMELIQNAEDNQYDGGVDPTLDFIITSKDITGTGATATLLIFNNEIGFSTRNIDSICSVGRSTKKGNRIKGYIGEKGIGFKSVFLITSQPYIFSNGYQIRFNEEPCPHCGLGYIVPEWVEEKPTLLDIKQIYGGGDTLPTTTIVLPLKPDKVAPVKLQLSTIHPEVLLFLSKIKRLTVKEDNDDPKLNTISAVSISSEVNFKTSKNINAESYTLHLSEEENGDSEKECSYYMWKQKFPVRSENRVERRMDVDEWVITLAFPNHERLQRGNTSPGVYAFLPTEMVTSFPFIIQADFVLASSRETILLDNKWNQGILSCVPTAFMEAFKSLIITTNDAPLSNLPRMFQFLPVNASSYAELNVVRDEIKAMMAQENIIPIETYTQQKHFYRPCDVGRLLPAFWDILTSARENGITFHNLSSHGRYILCSSFDKAKYDQIHSFLGVKLVSNEWYAKCIQSSNLVEGVSEDVYLKLLLFVATNWASRFACSDMGNLPLIKYVGSNGNISQFSVNECRYHQNPKAILLADQNHSRVISWLIDWNKEFQCVSHRYFMPENIQQAMWAFPKRQTLMEWLEHEVNVSTLGLYKFAVCLSKSLKNHKLVITYAHFLYHSFSTGYLTPREVGDLCSSMPLVDNYGNVKTSRGGVVVPANGSKWADLVVSNPWTNDGFVELGEEYMHPCCCAGQSSRKNELLDFLRKFAGASDVPYISAPFYGISGVDTPLTKENVFLLLDWIRNLKSKGMNLPERFVNCIKQGSWLKVTVNGYRPPSQSFLVGSSLGIILQNGSALVDIPLVDEEFYGQKILEYKAELGTVGVMFSYEEACNFIGKRLMSRAASFTLSKGHVLLILEFIRYLRVKMLPVDQFVNSIRRGSWLKTSHGYRSPVGSVLHDSEWQTASQISDIPFIDKAHYGEEIYRFKDELELLDVVVGFHNSYQLVIDNLKSPSCLKSLTANAVLLILECIRAAADSSDKLVNALKAANCLKTNNGFKSPGECFLPEPAWRCILDVFTGFHVIDLGFYGEKIFIYKKELKKAGVVVDFEEAMKTFGDVFKKKASQTDINKCHVESFLSCCRQVKEAEYKFPSEFLGILSTSKWLRTRVGDYKSPGGCILFGPDWKSLSAITCLPFIDDSDSCYGMGIHEYKEELKNMGVITELKLGVDFVSSCLRFPSDPSSITPESVLSLLECIRLLLQRSHSLNEDFKKRLSKQWLNTNAGHRTPDKCLLFGSQWNSFLKPMDGPFINENFYGAKIAEYEKELCEIGVITDVKKGCSLIASNIDLHSDYPTIVRIYRYLKEHHWIPENGGNRIWVPKGDDNGEWVNPKECVKCDKNELFSSRLYVLRKYYDKDLFPLFSDMGVRGEPSLIDYIELWKEWESSGKKISQDECCKFWTYLLQHRTKKSETMIAENLMKLPATSDSDKVVLLEKRDVFVADNLHLKNLFQQDGVFVWYPKQSLASLPRSELLDLYKKIGVRTISESVLKEESSLVDDGKFTQVDPRNVFNGKGLVKLILGFLACSSLRMEAEKRHEAVQGILNLTVCETMEQVTVSYSLPLSSGDVITREANRMIRWERESESSKLFTQKMDWSSGKASMLKYATYFCEAISVGVLSENVDHVPALSELIKLAFVLKFDEEAVDFLMESKDLQIFWEDEEFLSSAFPVD